From Catharus ustulatus isolate bCatUst1 chromosome 6, bCatUst1.pri.v2, whole genome shotgun sequence, a single genomic window includes:
- the TALDO1 gene encoding transaldolase, with product MSVSPVKRQKMESALDQLKHHTTVVADTGDFNAIDEYKPLDATTNPSLILAAAQMPAYQKLVDDAVAYGKKLGGSEEEQIKNASDKLFVLFGAEILKRIPGRVSTEVDARLSFDKEGMIQRARRLIDLYKEVGVGKDRILIKLSSTWEGIQAGRVLEAEYGIHCNMTLLFSFAQAVACAEAGVTLISPFVGRILDWYVANGDKKTFEPSEDPGVKSVTKIYNYYKKFGYKTIVMGASFRNTGQIKALTGCDYLTISPKLLAELSKEHVKLTPTLSVKEAQACDLEKIHLDEKAFRWHHNEDQMAVEKLSDGIRKFAADAVKLERMLKERMFSTENGK from the exons ATGTCGGTGTCACCCGTGAAGCGGCAGAAGATGGAGTCGGCGCTGGACCAGCTCAAGCACCACACCACGGTGGTGGCCGACACCGGGGATTTCAATG CCATAGATGAGTACAAACCCCTGGATGCCACCACAAACCCCTCCCTGATCCTTGCTGCGGCTCAGATGCCGGCGTACCAGAAGCTTGTGGATGATGCTGTTGCCTACGGGAAGAAGCTTGGTGG GTCAGAAGAAGAGCAGATCAAAAATGCTTCTGACAAACTTTTTGTATTATTTGGAGCTGAAATCCTGAAGAGGATACCTGGCCGTGTGTCCACAGAAGTAGATGCAAG GTTGTCCTTTGATAAGGAAGGAATGATTCAAAGGGCCAGGCGCCTTATCGACCTCTACAAGGAAGTAGGAGTTGGTAAAGATCGGATTCTCATCAAGCTCTCTTCAACATGGGAAGGAATCCAGGCTGGCAG GGTTCTGGAGGCCGAGTACGGGATTCACTGCAACATGACCTTGCTGTTCTCCTTTGCTCAGGCTGTTGCCTGTGCTGAAGCTGGAGTTACTCTGATTTCCCCGTTTGTGGGACGGATCCTGGACTGGTATGTTGCAAACGGTGACAAGAAAACCTTCGAGCCTTCGGAGGATCCAG GAGTCAAGAGTGTCACCAAGATCTATAACTACTACAAAAAGTTTGGCTACAAAACCATTGTGATGGGGGCCTCGTTTCGCAACACGGGCCAGATCAAAGCGCTCACTGGCTGTGACTATCTCACCATCTCACCCaagctcctggcagagctcagcaaagAGCATGTCAAGTTAACTCCCACACTCAGTGTCAAAGAGG ctcaggcaTGTGATCTTGAGAAGATCCACCTGGATGAGAAGGCATTCCGCTGGCACCACAACGAAGACCAAATGGCTGTGGAAAAGCTCTCCGATGGGATCAGGAAATTTGCTGCAGATGCGGTTAAGCTGGAGAGGATGTTAAAG gAGCGGATGTTCagcactgaaaatggaaaataa
- the GATD1 gene encoding glutamine amidotransferase-like class 1 domain-containing protein 1 isoform X1 codes for MSDRLAKPSCLIVASAATAGVSAQSFLHCFTLASSAFNLQVATPGGKPIDFVDVNEGNTRWIQDFRMKSYANPAKLESIDGARYHALLIPNCPGAVTDLANSGYLAKILQHFSTESKPICAVGQGVAALCCATNEDKSWVFQGYSLTGPSVYELVRQPNFASLSIIVEDFVKDSGATFSASSPDAVHVVLDRHLVTGQNENSTLPAVQNLLILCNVSRK; via the exons ATGTCGGACCGGCTGGCCAAGCCCTCCTGCCTCATCGTCGCCAGCGCCGCCACCGCGG GTGTTTCAGCCCAGTCATTCCTTCACTGCTTTACTCTGGCCAGCTCTGCCTTTAACCTGCAAGTGGCGACTCCTGGG GGGAAGCCCATTGATTTTGTGGATGTCAACGAGGGCAACACACGCTGGATCCAGGACTTCCGCATGAAATCCTACGCCAACCCTGCCAAGCTGGAGTCCATTGATG GGGCTCGGTACCACGCCCTGCTGATCCCAAACTGCCCCGGGGCCGTGACTGACCTGGCCAACAGCGGGTACCTGGCCAAGATCCTGCAGCACTTCAGCACTGAGAGCA AGCCTatctgtgctgtgggacagggagtGGCAGCTTTGTGTTGTGCCACCAATGAGGATAAATCCTGGGTTTTCCAGGGATACAGCCTGACAGGG CCCTCTGTGTATGAGCTGGTGAGGCAGCCGAATTTTGCCAGTTTGTCCATTATTGTGGAGGATTTTGTGAAGGATTCTGGAGCTACATTCAGTG CCAGCAGCCCAGATGCTGTCCATGTGGTGCTGGACAGGCACCTGGTGACAGGACAGAATGAGAATTCCACCCTTCCTGCTGTCCAGAACCTTCTGATTCTTTGCAACGTCAG CAGGAAATGA
- the GATD1 gene encoding glutamine amidotransferase-like class 1 domain-containing protein 1 isoform X2, with product MSDRLAKPSCLIVASAATAGVSAQSFLHCFTLASSAFNLQVATPGGKPIDFVDVNEGNTRWIQDFRMKSYANPAKLESIDGARYHALLIPNCPGAVTDLANSGYLAKILQHFSTESKPICAVGQGVAALCCATNEDKSWVFQGYSLTGPSVYELVRQPNFASLSIIVEDFVKDSGATFSASSPDAVHVVLDRHLVTGQNENSTLPAVQNLLILCNVRK from the exons ATGTCGGACCGGCTGGCCAAGCCCTCCTGCCTCATCGTCGCCAGCGCCGCCACCGCGG GTGTTTCAGCCCAGTCATTCCTTCACTGCTTTACTCTGGCCAGCTCTGCCTTTAACCTGCAAGTGGCGACTCCTGGG GGGAAGCCCATTGATTTTGTGGATGTCAACGAGGGCAACACACGCTGGATCCAGGACTTCCGCATGAAATCCTACGCCAACCCTGCCAAGCTGGAGTCCATTGATG GGGCTCGGTACCACGCCCTGCTGATCCCAAACTGCCCCGGGGCCGTGACTGACCTGGCCAACAGCGGGTACCTGGCCAAGATCCTGCAGCACTTCAGCACTGAGAGCA AGCCTatctgtgctgtgggacagggagtGGCAGCTTTGTGTTGTGCCACCAATGAGGATAAATCCTGGGTTTTCCAGGGATACAGCCTGACAGGG CCCTCTGTGTATGAGCTGGTGAGGCAGCCGAATTTTGCCAGTTTGTCCATTATTGTGGAGGATTTTGTGAAGGATTCTGGAGCTACATTCAGTG CCAGCAGCCCAGATGCTGTCCATGTGGTGCTGGACAGGCACCTGGTGACAGGACAGAATGAGAATTCCACCCTTCCTGCTGTCCAGAACCTTCTGATTCTTTGCAACGTCAG GAAATGA